AGCCCTCCGCTGAAAAGCTGTCATTGGGAAGATCATGTCGAGATTTGCGCCGACTGAGCCACCAGTGCGCTCCGTACCCCTTCTTGGATCCTCGTGTTGCTGTTCGGGCGTGCCTGACCCAGTTCTGGGGTAAGAGCTGCTCACCGTTCCAGTTCCCGTCATCCAAGTAGAGCTGTCCAAACCGCGCCCAATCTCGTGCGCTGGCCCAGACCAGTGACGAGCCAACCAAGGTTCCACTGTTGTCGGTTTCGAGAACCGCCGTCGTCATGCCGAGGGGGCGGAACAACTGTTTTGAGGGAAAGCTCCAATAACGCTGATCGTCGTCGATGGCGTGTCTCAGGATCCGGCTGAGAATGTTTGTTGTTCCGGATGAATACCTCCACTTTCTGCCGGGTGTCTTTGCTAGCCGCTTGCTGGCGGCGAACTGTGCCATGTCTGCTTCCTGGGTCAGCATCCGCACCAGATCCGAGTTCAGCGCTCCCGTCGATTCCTCGAAGACCAGCCCGCTGTTCATTCTCAGCAGCTGATCCAGGGTGATGTCTTGTCGAGGGTCCTGCGGGTCGCTCCACTCGGGCACGGTCGGTGGGCGTTTGAGATCCAGATGTCCCTCTCGGATGGCCAGTCCGATCAGGGCATGGGTGATGCTTTTGCTCATCGACCAGCCGATCAGCGGCATCTCGGGAGGGATCCCGCTGGCGTAGCGCTCAGCGATCACCCATCCGTTCTGCACCACCACCACAGCTCGCGTTCGTTTTGGAGTGAGTGGATCGTCTTCGCGAAATGCGCGA
Above is a genomic segment from Synechococcus sp. UW69 containing:
- a CDS encoding serine hydrolase, translating into MTKNHWRYVLISAAAVAFSTAAGLEPPLRHLIIFARAGTSFSAKQLCSGVLMAGMDPDRMLSEDLAASKGLIQTKIDQAGGRVEASALFGLVRAEAVQNDGHGCSQRINGRPIPQPPSQAAPVSKDPTATSEPWPLVATASPEPPAIDSKALSKALNRAFREDDPLTPKRTRAVVVVQNGWVIAERYASGIPPEMPLIGWSMSKSITHALIGLAIREGHLDLKRPPTVPEWSDPQDPRQDITLDQLLRMNSGLVFEESTGALNSDLVRMLTQEADMAQFAASKRLAKTPGRKWRYSSGTTNILSRILRHAIDDDQRYWSFPSKQLFRPLGMTTAVLETDNSGTLVGSSLVWASARDWARFGQLYLDDGNWNGEQLLPQNWVRHARTATRGSKKGYGAHWWLSRRKSRHDLPNDSFSAEGYQGQLLLIAPSQQAVVVRLGQTPKKPGFDANDFGADVLSALR